The Mustelus asterias unplaced genomic scaffold, sMusAst1.hap1.1 HAP1_SCAFFOLD_2215, whole genome shotgun sequence nucleotide sequence tcctgtagcactaacaaccgttccttaaaagactgccacataccagatgtggatttaccctcaaacaacctctcccaatcaagaaatgcgcatacatcctatctctaagaatcttctccaacaacttccccaccacggacgtcaagctcaccggcctataattacccgcgttatccttcctacccttcttaaataacgggaccacattggctatctcgccaggcccaggagcaggttcacgaggaggtcggcatcccgacccgcccctctccgcaccaggtgcccgtagatcaggagtgtgggactgaagtgcaaacagatcatcaataagaggtgtttgaggaaaccaaaaagggtgtgcagcctaaaacacacaacgtagacatggtccacggactgcacgaggccacagaaatacaaatttcctttgtactttgatttttgttcgggctgttcccctccttttggggagctgccccctttactttgtcctgatttaagttgagtttgtttatttggtttgacctaaaaagaggccaaaGCCTAGACCCCCcctcccgggtcaggtgccccacaggttgtgccgtCTCACGGAagtgtcctccgtgcctttttccacctcgctgaggcgtttcctgtacgggctgctgctgcacaccttccactaccgcatcctcgcctgtcgcccggatacaccttggcaggccttgttgccgccgggcggcggaggtccccaggggaggtacctctacggagggatctcccccaattatctcagggacctggggtggacggtgctgcacgcagcagtgccgtgcaaccgtaggtttttccggtacacgggctcccgagactgccctttctgtggcctcgtggagtccgtggaccatgtctacgttctgtgttttaggctgcacacccttttttggtttcctcaaacacctcttattgatgttttgtttgcacttcagtcccacgctcctgatctacgggcacctggtgcggagaggggcgggtcgggatgccgacctcctcgtgaacctgctcctgggcctggcgagacgcgccatcaataggtccaggcagcgggcgatcgacggggccgtccaccccgactgtctgcccctctaccgcggctacattcgcggccaggtgtccttggagagggagcatgcggtgtccacgggcgcggttgacaccttccgcgaccgctgggcgccgcaggggctggggtgtattatcgaccccgataatcaccttttggtttgacgttttaagtttcctttcgactttgattttggttcgggctgttccccccttccttttggggagccgccccttttactttgtccctaagttaatttgagttcgtttacttgattggtgccgaaagagcTATCGAAAGAGTTGGGTAATTGGTTCAATTGTTGTTATTGATTCTGGAATAATTGCTGTCAGCTGagtgtgggctgtgtgtataaaaggTGTCGCTTGGTGCCTGAAGGGATGGTTCAGTTGTTTGGGATGATGGGGGATTTTGGAGTGAGGAGTTTCTTCCCAGTGCTGGTGTTAGTTGGAGCTGTTTGTTGCTCTGATACTTGGCAACAGTTTCCAGGCCACAGGTTTCCATGGATAATAGTCAAAGCCACCCCTAGGCctcagacattccctcctcctgggCCTCCCTTTGATTCCCATTTCCGTGTGTCTGAGGGTCAAGGTGTGTCtccagtgcagagtgtgagggtgcagtgtggaGAGGACAAGCTGCTGCTCAGGGTCCAGCTGGATTTATTTGGAACCAGGCACCTGGTTAAAGCTGCTGATCTGACCCTGGGGACAGCAGGTTGTCGGCCAACCAGGATCTACTCTCAGAACCACACTGTCCTCTTTGACTATGGACTCCATGAGTGTGGCagcagattgcaggtaatgtgaaTCCTCAAACTCTGCCTCTGAGCTGGGGCTGTAGGTTGTTCCCCACTCTTCACTCCAGCACTGGGTGAGATGTCATTGATATTGAGGAGATAGCTGTCTCCTGCTTTATAAACCCCAAACTAGCTTTCTATTCAGGATTGTACTTTACTTTCTCTGGTCTGAGTCTCTCCAACCCCATTGTTCTGGAAGCTTCTCTTTGCTTCCTCCAAGCTGTTCCTAGTTTGAAGATTTTTACAgtttgatttcccctcattcagaTCAACTCAACTGAGGGTTGAGTTTCAGTCCAATTTAGTCCAAATGGGTTGAGTCTGAATGAAATGGGATTTGAGATGGATTGGACGAAATAAGAACTCCACACTTCCCACTTTCCCAGTCATTGGAATAAATGGGGTTCTGATTCCAAACTGTTCTATTTCCATGCTCCAGATTACTGACAACTTGTGGCTCATTTTCCTGTTAACTGAAGCTTTCATTGAACCACTTCCCTGTTAATTGATTCTGGTCTTGTGCTAATCATCTCTCCTTGCAGGAAGGGATGAGGTTGCATAGCAACACTGCTAACCAGATAAGGCCCTTCTGCCTGTTCCCCAGTCATTAAGATCAAGACTGAGCTTCCCACAGCCTCCATGTTCCTGTCCTCACAACATGATTCCCTCAATGGCCAAAAATAAATGCCTCTGTCCTGAATATCCTCTGAGTGACCATTCCCAGCCCTCTGgggctggagagaattccaaagattcatcagctgctgaaGGAAATTCGTCGTCACATAAATCCTAAATGACTGACCCCTGACTTGAGAAGACTCCCTGCTAACACACTCCAGCTTGGGAGAAGCAGCCTCTtcacactgaccctgtcaatccTGCTGAAGAATTGTTTTAATGAGATGAGTTCATTGTTAACCCCAGTGTAGAACATTCTCATTTCAGATCAGTTTTTCATTCCTTaagctgctgtctttcagatgactgGAGATTTCCTGATCTACAGCACCCACCTGAGCCACAGCCCAGAGTATCATGGATCTGTTATTGTGAGAACCAATGGAGTGGTCGTTCCCATTGAGTGTCGTTATTTTAGGTGAGAATCTTTACTCGATTGTCAATAAGATCTCCAGCTGCTAGTGACCTCTGACCTTGTCCTAAAATGCCTGCACTGTCTTTCCAGGAAGGGCAATGTGAGCAGTAACCCCATCAAGCCCACCTGGATCCCATTCAGCTCCACCAGGTCTGGAGAAGGGCATCTGTCATTCTCTCTGCGCCTAATGAATGGTATGtgatgggtggatggggagtgatttcctgtcctcactcactgggagttacacccactgtctccaacccttgtcctcttgtacttcaggtgactggcttacagagcgcacttcgactgtctactacctgggtgagctcattcacattgaggcctctgtttcaatgagcaaccacatggtcctgaagctctacattgaccgctgtgtagcgacattgaggccagacaaggactccagcccgagatacagcatcattgactacaatgggtaaggagctctgctttctccagctgctcccatctcaatggcttctctggattcacttcttgtccctttttccatctttcttcagCTGCCTCCTGGACAGCAAAGCTGAGGACTCCTTTTCAACCTTTGTGTTGCCAGGAGATGAGCGGGAGCCGGACAAGCTCCGCTTTGACCTGGATGCCTTCCGTTTCTTTGGAGATGAGCGTTCCTTGGTAAGAGGAAGCTGCTCATTGGGGTCTCCATGTTGGGAGGGAGTCACTAAATAACCACTTGTGTTGAATGTGTCCCTCAGATTTTTATCACCTGTCACCTGAAAGTTGTTCCAGTGGATCGGAGAGATTCCAGGAACAAAGCTTGTACTTTGCTGAAGATGCAGAATGTGTaagtttccccctctctccctcagggatgtgtttgtgtggagaAGTGATGCACAACCTGGTTGACTGATTTCTCTTGTTTAGCTGGACCCCATTGGAGGAATCGAGCTTTGACATTTGTGCCTGTTGCCATGTGGGGAACTGTGGGGCCACAAGGGATTTGGGATTTGGAtccagaggaaggagagatcttgTAGTTGAAGCTGGTAGGACATTGATCCTCTAGATGTGGGagcttccccctttcccctctctaactggaatggttgatattgcagagagtgaagctggattgaagtgggaggctgaggcctcacttggacccctgctcattctggatactgatgggaccaacctggcaacagcctccctgaatgaggctgagggaaagatacaggagaggtctccagggggtgagttggctgactgctggtttccatttccccctcagtgGTAGCTTCAGTAACCATTGGTTTCTCATTGCTTTGTAGGTGTGGAGTCTGAGGTGGTCCTGATTGTGACCCTGACTGTGACAgctgtctctctgatctctgcttcattgATCACCTTGTTCCTGTACAGGAAACACAAACAAACTCTGTTCAACCAGTCATCAAATGATCAATAAAGAACTGTGCTTGTTTCCAGTGTCTGGGAGCTGATTGGTCAATGCATCCTCCATGTTAGTTTGATGGCTTCATGGAACTAATGGCTGGGGTGAGCCAGTCCCAGCCCAgaactgggcctgctgaatgATTGGTTTACTGAGGGTTGAGAGAGAAACACTAACTCTCTGGATTTGATggggctgctgctggttttctgccTGTTTCAGAGCCaagtttgggggagggggtgtgatcagGTCTGGGGATGTCCTTGTGGGGCTGAGCCTGGCTGCTGTGGCTGTTTCCTGGTGCTGCCTCCTTCTCTCCAATGGTGACGTTCACCCCATGGAGAGGGGCAGATCACTAAAGCAGCTGTCCTCCCTGGCTGCCTAACTCTGCATCACTTTCACTGagtgaacagagatgaggaattgacCTGGGAGAATGTTCTACTGGtcaagctggctgagtcctattgtgtaggtgccggcgttggactggggtgaacacagtaagagttttaacaacaccagcttaaagtccaacaggtttatttggtagcaaatacctctgctctttgtgatttttattaatgacttagaggagggggctgaatggtggatcagtaaatttgctgatgacaccaagattggtggagtagtggatgaggtgaagggctgttgtaggctgcaaagagacatagataggatgcaaagctgggctgaaaaatggcaaatggagtttaaccctgataaatgtgagttgattcattttggtaggactaatttaaatgttgaatacagggtcaaaggtcgggttctgaagactggaggaagagagatatcttggggtctatatccacagatctctaaaggttgccactcgggtggatagagctgtgaagaaggcctatagtgtgttagcttttattaacagggggttggagtttaagagccgtggggttatgctgcaactgtacaggaccttggtgagaccacatttggaatattgtgtgcagttctggtcacctcactataagaaggatgtggaagcgctggaaagagtgcagaggagatttaccaggatgctgcttggtttggagggtaggtcttgtgaggaaaggttgagggggctcgggctgttctctctggagtggaggaggctgaggggagacttaatagtggtttataaaatgatgaaggggatagatagagtgaacgttcaaagactatttcctcgggtggatggagctattactaaggggcataactatagtgttcatggtgggagatataagaaggatatcagaggtaggttttttacacagtggttggggtgtggaatggactgcctgcagtgatagtggagtcagacactttaggaacatttaagcggttattggataggcacatggagcacaccaggatgatggggagtgggatagcttgatcttggtttcagataatgctcggcacaacatcgtgggccgaagggcctgttctgtgctgtactgttctataagcttttggagcgctgctccttcgttagatggagtggaaatgtgctctcaaacagtgcacagagacacaaaattaagttacagaatactgattagaatgtgaatccctacaaccagccaggtcttaaagatacagacaatgtgggtggagggagatttaagcacaggttaaagacatgtgtattgtctccagacaggacagcctgcaagtccaggaggcaagctgtgggggttactgataatgtgacgtaaatccaacatcctggtttgggctgtcctcatgtgtgcagaacttggctatcagtttctgctcagtgactctgtgctgtcgtgtgttgtgaaggccgccttggagaacgcttacctgaagatctgaGGCtggatgcccatgactgctgaagtgctcccccacaggaagagaacagtcttgcctggtgattgttgagtggtgttcattcatccgttgtcgcagcgtctgcatgattttcccaatataccatgccttgggacatcctttcctgcagcgtatcaggtcgacaatgttggctgagttgcaagagtaggtaccatgtgcctggtagatggtgttctcacgtgagatgatggcatctatgtcgatgatccggcatgttttgcagaggttgctgtggcagggttgtgtggtggcagggttgtgtggtgtcgtggtcactgttagccTGCAggatgggtagtttgctgtggacaatggtctgtttgaggttgtgcggttgtttgaaggaaagGTGTGGGGACGGCctcggcgagatgttcgtcttcatcaatgacatgttgaaggctccggaggagatgccgtagcttctccgttccggggaagtactggacgacgaagggtactctgtccaccgtgtcccgtgtttgtcttctgaggaggtcggtgtggtttttcactggcACGTCGCAACTGTCCATCGaggagtcgagtgccatatcctattcttatgagggcatctttcagcgtctggaggtgtctgttgcgatcctcctcatccgagcagatcctgtgtattcggagggcttgtccgtagaggatggcttctttaacgtgtttagggtggaagctggagaagtggagcatgaggttatccgtgggcttgcggtacagtgaggtgctgaggtgaccgtccttaatggagatgcgtgtgtccaagaatgcaacagattccagagagtagtccatggtgagtctgatggtgggatggagcttgttgatgtcgtcatagagttgtttcagtgattgttcaccatgactccaaaggaagataatgtcatcgatgtatctagtgtatagcatcggttgcaggtcctgtgcggtgaagaagtcttgtttgaaccggtgcatgaagatgttggcatattgaggtgcgaatttggtccccatggctgttctgtgtgtctggatgaagaactggttgttgaaggtgaagatcttgtggtccaggatgaagcggatgagttgtaaaattgcatctggaaactggcagttgacagcattgagtactgaggcagttgcagcaatgccatcatcgtgggggatgctggtgtagagtgccgagacatccattgtgacgaggagtgctcctggttcaactgctcctacACAAACTCAACGCACATCCAAGTgttgcaacaaaagctgggggttctttgtataaatgggtttcaagatgccttcgacatagccggagaggttctcgcacagggttccattgcctgaaacgatgggacggccgggtgtgtttgccttgtgtatctttgggggcagtagagatctccaacgcgtcgagagcacggagggtgcttcgAAGGTCCgtctcaaaggttttgatcagtgttgagttgacaggtgtgttctttggtcggatctgtgggtaactgtctgtagtgttcctcgttgttcagttgtcggtacactcctTTGCAGTCATCCTTTCTGTTCAGTATgccgatggcccctcctttgtctgctggtttgataatgttgcggttggtcttgagagcgtggatggcgttgcgttgtgcttgggtgatgttcggtgctgtcttgtgagtgcggctgatgaatttggtgttgatgcacctcctgatggcttggacatgtcaagtcgagggcagcggccttccggaggagtccaatttgactctttcctcttcggttgcactgcggatctctctgtctgctgttccggttcattggctgtctcattgtgtttgctgttggcctcttggggtttgtggaagaactcctgcagcctcattcgcctgatgaattcctcagtgtccgctgcgagactggggTCTATTTtgatagtggggcaaaagttgagccctcggctgagaacttcgatttcatctggctgaagtgagtagtctgacaagttgacaatagacttccctgcagtggtactgttttcaactgtggtaccgggggaggcttggttgctgctggtggtgatgccgagtttctcaagtttcctgttctcggtgtgcatgtagatggtgtagttcctttgtctcgtctgcttggcagagttccgCAGCTGGTTTGcgtcctgagtgcaagttgacaatatggactctatcttggtttccaggctgtggcgtttgctgtagagctggtgtttgAGGtatttgaggagggtgagagaggtgcgactgccaagtctctcagcgtagtctgtgttataggttgacctgagtgggttgttgatccgtagtcctttcggtatcttgtctgctttcttgcatgtttgtagaaacttgatgtctatgtcgatatgcgcgatcttcttggaaatCCTCTCCACttagatgtgccggatcatcgacacagatgccatcatctcacgtgagaacaccatctaccaggtacacggtacctactcttacaactcagccaacgttgtctaccctatatgctgcaggaaaggatgtcccgaggcatggtacattggggaaaccatgcagacactacgacaacggttgaatgaacaccactcgacaatcaccaggcaagactgttctcttcctgtgggggagcacttcagcagtcacgggcattcggcctctgatcttcgggtaagcgttctccaaggtggccttcatgacacacgacagcacagagtggctgagcagaaactgatacccaagttccgcacacatgagaacggcctaaaccaggatgttggatttatgtcacattatcagtaacccccacagcttgcctcctggacttgcaggctgtcctgtctggagacgatacacatctctttttaacctgtgcttaatgctccctccacccacattgtctgtctgtatctttaagacctggctggctgtagggattcgcattctaatcagtattctgtaacttgattttgtgtctctgtgccctgtttgagagcacatttccactccatctgacgaaggagcagcgctccgaaagctgatggcatttgctaccaaataaacctggacttttaagctggtgttgttaaaactcttactgagtccTATTGGACATATCTGCTGGACTGTCTGTGACATGTTGAGGGAGAAAACTACCTGGCCTCATCCTCCCCAATCTCCCTGCCACAGATACATCTgcccattacagctttggttcaagtgTCCATCCACAGTCCCTTCACACGGCCCATTGCTGTGTGACATTAGCACTGTGCTCAATGTGAGATTTACAAATCTAGCAATTCTTCTGGTGTGAGCACTGTCTGCATGCCTCACAGTGGAAGCAGCCTGCAGGACAACACTAAGCAATCtcccaaccaatggatcagatcaacgcCCTATAGGCTGACTCTGGTATCAGACAGATATACa carries:
- the LOC144489468 gene encoding zona pellucida sperm-binding protein 3-like → MGDFGVRSFFPVLVLVGAVCCSDTWQQFPGHRFPWIIVKATPRPQTFPPPGPPFDSHFRVSEGQGVSPVQSVRVQCGEDKLLLRVQLDLFGTRHLVKAADLTLGTAGCRPTRIYSQNHTVLFDYGLHECGSRLQMTGDFLIYSTHLSHSPEYHGSVIVRTNGVVVPIECRYFRKGNVSSNPIKPTWIPFSSTRSGEGHLSFSLRLMNGDWLTERTSTVYYLGELIHIEASVSMSNHMVLKLYIDRCVATLRPDKDSSPRYSIIDYNGCLLDSKAEDSFSTFVLPGDEREPDKLRFDLDAFRFFGDERSLIFITCHLKVVPVDRRDSRNKACTLLKMQNVWTPLEESSFDICACCHVGNCGATRDLGFGSRGRRDLVVEAGVESEVVLIVTLTVTAVSLISASLITLFLYRKHKQTLFNQSSNDQ